One Propionispora hippei DSM 15287 genomic region harbors:
- a CDS encoding ABC transporter ATP-binding protein codes for MGILAADAVTVRLGAKNILKQVSVTLPAGKVTAIIGPNGSGKSTLLKAFSKNLPLAQGAIYFKGRDIAALSHSELARSLAILPQSPQSPPDITVRDLVEHGRFPHRRWWQGGSAEDRAVVEQSLAETGMIMFADRLLSTLSGGERQRAWIAMALAQRPEVLLLDEPTTYLDICHQIEVLELVSGLNQNSAMTVVMVLHDINQAVRYADFAVVLQEGQILSAGPASATVTAGVLREVFRVEAEVLRDTGRRPLFVMQGVSKQKEAGESKVDTTT; via the coding sequence ATGGGCATATTGGCCGCCGATGCCGTCACAGTGCGGCTTGGTGCGAAAAATATATTGAAACAGGTCAGTGTCACGCTGCCGGCCGGTAAGGTCACAGCCATCATCGGACCTAACGGTTCCGGTAAAAGCACGCTGCTCAAGGCATTTTCCAAGAATCTGCCCCTGGCTCAGGGGGCAATATATTTTAAGGGCAGGGATATTGCCGCCCTGTCCCATAGCGAGCTGGCCCGCAGTCTGGCCATATTGCCGCAGTCGCCCCAGTCACCGCCGGATATCACTGTCCGTGATCTGGTGGAGCATGGCCGCTTTCCGCATCGTCGCTGGTGGCAGGGCGGCTCGGCTGAGGACAGGGCGGTTGTGGAGCAGTCGCTGGCGGAAACAGGGATGATAATGTTTGCCGACCGGCTGCTTAGCACCTTGTCCGGCGGTGAGCGTCAGCGCGCCTGGATTGCCATGGCCCTGGCCCAGCGTCCGGAGGTGCTGCTCCTGGATGAGCCGACCACTTATCTGGATATTTGCCACCAGATTGAGGTGCTGGAACTGGTGTCCGGCCTGAATCAAAACAGTGCTATGACGGTTGTTATGGTCCTGCACGATATCAACCAGGCTGTACGGTACGCCGACTTTGCCGTTGTACTGCAAGAGGGGCAGATTTTGAGTGCCGGGCCGGCGTCGGCAACGGTCACAGCCGGCGTGCTGCGGGAAGTGTTTCGGGTGGAAGCCGAAGTTCTGCGGGATACCGGACGGCGCCCTTTGTTTGTTATGCAGGGCGTGTCAAAACAGAAAGAGGCTGGGGAAAGTAAGGTGGACACAACTACATGA
- a CDS encoding ABC transporter ATP-binding protein encodes MIELKELVKRFGDRTVIDRLTVTIQKGETFGLLGPNGAGKTTTIRILTMLTRATAGSVRIAGFSLPEDEQKIKSLIGVVPQFFNLDNELTAEENLELHGRLHHMDKAERRQRITSLLEYVELDDRAKDPVGKFSGGMKRRLMIARALLHRPQVLFLDEPTVGLDPQVRRRLWDLIRRMNEEGITVLLTTHYIEEAEHLCSRVAIVDKGRLIALDSPKELCHRVGQFVVEWTEADALRTQFFASREAAAQFVGTLSCAAAIRHSNLEDVFVELTGRKVTG; translated from the coding sequence ATGATAGAACTGAAAGAATTGGTCAAACGATTTGGTGACAGGACGGTCATTGATCGCCTGACCGTTACCATTCAAAAAGGAGAGACCTTTGGTCTCTTAGGCCCTAACGGTGCGGGAAAAACGACGACCATCCGCATTTTGACCATGCTGACCAGAGCTACCGCCGGAAGCGTACGGATTGCCGGGTTTTCCCTGCCGGAGGACGAACAAAAAATAAAGTCGCTGATCGGTGTAGTGCCGCAGTTTTTCAATTTGGACAACGAGCTTACAGCCGAGGAAAATCTTGAACTGCACGGCAGACTGCACCATATGGACAAGGCTGAACGGCGGCAAAGGATTACAAGCCTGCTGGAATATGTGGAGCTGGACGATCGGGCCAAGGATCCGGTCGGTAAGTTTTCCGGCGGGATGAAGCGACGCCTGATGATCGCCCGCGCCTTGCTGCACCGGCCGCAGGTACTGTTCTTGGATGAACCGACAGTAGGTCTGGACCCGCAGGTAAGGCGCCGGTTATGGGATTTAATCCGGCGGATGAATGAAGAGGGAATTACCGTGCTGCTGACCACCCATTATATTGAGGAGGCCGAGCATTTATGCAGCCGGGTAGCCATTGTCGATAAAGGGAGGCTCATTGCTTTGGATAGCCCCAAGGAACTGTGCCACCGGGTTGGGCAGTTTGTTGTGGAATGGACGGAAGCCGATGCGCTGCGGACGCAGTTCTTTGCCAGTCGTGAAGCGGCGGCCCAGTTCGTCGGGACCTTGTCCTGTGCGGCGGCTATCAGGCATTCTAATTTGGAGGATGTGTTTGTTGAGCTGACCGGAAGGAAGGTGACCGGCTGA
- a CDS encoding ABC transporter permease, with protein sequence MLVDIWTVFWRDWIVLRRRLGRYIFARMISPMLYLVAFGWGVGRNIPVGQTNYLDYIVPGIIALNSMTISFNAVGSPLNMSRLYHKTLEEYLIAPIGAASFVTGKILSGVLRGLISSAVIIFLSYVFGAKFAISGWFLLVLVLNCALFAALGFVAAMLLNSHEDMSNFGTYVLLPMSFLCATFFSTAHFPDWIRWLIELLPLTHTSQVLRGIAGGHAIAWESLLVLIFYFLLFFGVSVWQIRKFRE encoded by the coding sequence ATGCTTGTCGATATTTGGACGGTATTTTGGCGTGACTGGATTGTTCTGCGGCGGCGTCTGGGCCGTTACATTTTTGCCCGGATGATATCACCCATGCTGTATTTGGTTGCCTTTGGCTGGGGAGTGGGGCGTAACATTCCGGTTGGGCAAACCAATTATCTTGATTATATCGTACCGGGCATTATTGCCCTAAACTCTATGACAATCAGTTTCAATGCGGTCGGTTCGCCGCTCAATATGAGCCGGCTGTACCATAAGACCCTGGAAGAGTATTTGATTGCACCGATCGGAGCAGCTTCGTTTGTTACGGGAAAAATTCTGTCCGGGGTGTTGCGGGGCCTGATTTCCTCGGCGGTGATTATTTTTTTGTCGTATGTATTTGGGGCTAAATTTGCTATAAGCGGTTGGTTCCTTTTAGTATTGGTATTGAACTGTGCGCTGTTTGCCGCGCTCGGTTTTGTGGCGGCCATGTTGCTCAATTCCCACGAGGATATGAGCAACTTCGGGACTTATGTGCTGTTGCCCATGTCGTTTCTTTGTGCCACCTTTTTTTCGACCGCTCATTTCCCTGACTGGATTCGCTGGCTGATTGAGCTGTTGCCGCTGACTCACACCAGCCAGGTTTTGCGCGGGATCGCCGGCGGGCATGCTATTGCCTGGGAGTCGCTGCTGGTATTGATCTTCTATTTTCTGTTGTTTTTTGGGGTTAGTGTGTGGCAGATCAGGAAATTCAGAGAATAG